A stretch of the bacterium SCSIO 12827 genome encodes the following:
- a CDS encoding CBS domain-containing protein: MADQIPLTLAFMDTRPDAAARVLEDMPAEDAAALFAQVPARVGAEVLRQMAAFSAARCLEILPAERGAGLLRELPFVDAVTFFRNLAPGVRGTIADALPANLARDLRIAVTYPVGTVGAVMDQTAVSVAATRTVDDIAKLVKRRRRKTTDHLFVVDDDGRFLGTVRAGDLLRADGKTSVADLMDGTVAALSNRATLASVLGNPQWNSYLALPVIGRTGNFLGALSRAALGAGLAELRRGRHTRSHDGADTLMGNLISAYLLACAGMLRTVAHIGDPAPGTIGEPE; the protein is encoded by the coding sequence ATGGCTGACCAGATCCCCCTCACCCTGGCCTTCATGGATACCCGGCCCGATGCCGCGGCCCGGGTTCTGGAAGACATGCCGGCCGAGGACGCGGCGGCCCTGTTCGCCCAGGTACCGGCCCGCGTCGGCGCCGAGGTGTTGCGCCAGATGGCGGCCTTCAGCGCCGCGCGCTGCCTGGAAATTCTGCCCGCCGAACGGGGGGCCGGGCTGCTGCGGGAACTGCCCTTCGTCGATGCGGTGACCTTTTTTCGCAACCTGGCGCCGGGCGTGCGCGGCACCATCGCCGACGCCCTGCCGGCCAATCTGGCCCGCGACCTGCGCATCGCCGTGACCTATCCCGTGGGCACGGTCGGCGCGGTCATGGATCAGACCGCCGTCTCCGTCGCCGCGACGCGCACGGTGGATGACATCGCCAAGCTGGTGAAGCGCCGCCGACGCAAGACCACGGACCATCTGTTCGTGGTCGACGACGACGGCCGGTTCCTGGGCACGGTTCGGGCCGGCGACCTTTTGCGCGCCGACGGCAAGACTTCGGTCGCCGACCTGATGGACGGCACGGTGGCGGCGCTGTCGAACCGCGCGACCCTGGCCTCAGTGCTCGGCAATCCGCAGTGGAACAGCTATCTGGCGCTGCCGGTGATCGGGCGCACGGGGAACTTCCTGGGCGCCCTCAGCCGCGCCGCGCTGGGCGCCGGGCTGGCGGAACTGCGGCGCGGCCGCCACACGCGAAGCCATGACGGCGCCGACACCCTGATGGGCAATCTTATATCCGCCTATCTGCTGGCCTGCGCCGGCATGCTGCGCACGGTGGCGCATATCGGCGACCCGGCCCCCGGCACGATCGGAGAACCGGAATGA